The Numenius arquata chromosome 7, bNumArq3.hap1.1, whole genome shotgun sequence genome has a window encoding:
- the LOC141466777 gene encoding C-C chemokine receptor type 9-like has translation MATRALGRRPGSAAGYGPAVAIENEASRAPSPRSHWRRLPHVTPAVRVAAACSWLHTHAALTLVSIGPESQNHGTSKHIEKKKIEKKKRRRNGELMGQGRLRCLLQDLGKIWLKMEVIVTHPGKTSLDYYRNDSAVLSLYGNPLNDTAFMCDKGQVRQFARAFLPVCFWLIFCVGTVGNALVVLVYCKYRFRRSMMDRYLLHLAIADLLLLFTLPFWAKAASDSWIFKNFMCKVVNSMYKINFYGCSLFLTCISFDRYITIVQATKATTSKRRRLLRSKLMCLAVWLTSMSLCIPEIVYSQSVQVGNVTVCKITYPPNVSTIFRVTVLALKVTIGFFLPLLVMVICYALIINTLLQAKRSQKQKSLKIITMIITAFLLSQFPYNVLLLVKAINTYTRVAYSCEAADRLDIGLQVTQSIAFLHSCLNPFLYVFAGERFRTALRRVMQSGGCCRTPVQEQCSSTCDSQEHSSGWSFAMLGRRRVRSSLTLSTHLTSSVIPPPCHVLL, from the exons ATGGCGACCCGGGCTCTGGGACGGCGACCGGGCTCGGCGGCTGGTTACGGGCCGGCGGTTGCCATAGAGAACGAAGCCTCGCGAGCGCCCTCACCGCGCTCCCATTGGCGGCGGCTCCCTCACGTGACTC CCGCCGTGAGGGTAGCAGcagcctgctcctggctccacaCGCACGCTGCGTTAACGCTGGTGAGCATCGGCCCTGAATCACAAAATCATGGAACCTCAAAACACATTGAGAAGAAGAAGAttgagaagaagaagagaagaagaaacgGAGAACTTATGGGTCAAGGCAG GTTAAGGTGTCTTCTTCAAGACTTAGGAAAGATCTGGCTGAAGATGGAAGTTATA GTCACCCACCCTGGTAAGACCAGCCTGGATTACTACAGGAATGACAGCGCGGTGCTGTCCCTGTATGGGAATCCCCTGAACGACACAGCGTTCATGTGTGACAAGGGCCAGGTCAGGCAGTTTGCTCGAGCCTTCCTGCCAGTGTGTTTCTGGCTCATCTTCTGTGTGGGCACGGTGGGAAATGCCTTGGTCGTCCTTGTCTATTGCAAATACCGCTTTAGGAGGAGCATGATGGATCGGTACCTGCTGCACCTGGCCATTGCAGACCTGCTCCTTCTCTTCACCCTCCCTTTCTGGGCCAAGGCTGCCTCTGACAGCTGGATCTTCAAGAACTTCATGTGCAAAGTCGTCAACAGCATGTATAAGATCAACTTCTATGGCTGCAGCTTGTTTCTAACCTGCATCAGCTTTGACAGGTACATCACTATTGTCCAGGCGACGAAAGCTACAACTTCCAAGCGAAGGCGGCTCCTGCGCAGCAAACTCATGTGCTTGGCTGTCTGGCTGACCTCCATGAGCCTGTGCATCCCAGAAATCGTGTACAGTCAAAGTGTGCAGGTGGGCAACGTAACAGTTTGCAAAATTACATACCCACCAAACGTCAGCACAATCTTCAGAGTTACTGTCCTGGCCTTGAAAGTCACAATCGGATTCTTCCTCCCACTCCTTGTTATGGTTATTTGTTACGCCCTTATCATCAACACCCTCCTGCAAGCCAAAAGATCTCAAAAGCAGAAGTCCCTGAAGATCATCACCATGATCATCACcgctttcctcctctctcagttCCCATACAATGTTCTTTTGCTGGTCAAAGCCATCAACACCTACACCAGAGTGGCGTACAGCTGCGAGGCTGCTGACCGGCTGGACATCGGGCTGCAGGTCACCCAGAGCATCGCCTTCCTCCACAGCTGCCTCAACCCCTTCCTCTACGTCTTTGCTGGGGAGCGGTTCAGGACGGCACTGCGCAGGGTGATGCAAAGCGGTGGCTGCTGCCGGACCCCAGTCCAAGAGCAATGCTCCTCCACCTGTGACAGCCAGGAGCACAGCTCAGGCTGGTCCTTTGCCATGCTGGGCAGGCGGCGGGTGAGGAGCTCGTTGACCCTCAGCACCCATTTGACCTCCTCAGTTATCCCCCCGCCTTGCCACGTCCTCTTGTAA